The proteins below come from a single Peromyscus maniculatus bairdii isolate BWxNUB_F1_BW_parent chromosome 13, HU_Pman_BW_mat_3.1, whole genome shotgun sequence genomic window:
- the Ankrd12 gene encoding ankyrin repeat domain-containing protein 12 isoform X3, producing MVNVPELLLDQSASRDDAKIVNSEEAHSVNPSSVDENIDSETEKDSLICDSKVLPSKAPLPSALDEYEFKDDDEEELSKMIDDRHILRKEQRKENESEAEKSGLFAKQEKAFYSKSFKTKKQKPSRVLYSSTESSDEDVLQNKKISTACSVPETSNSDMQAKKEYEYKQKGKVKRKLKNQNKNKENQELKQEKEGKENTRITNLTVNTALDCSEKTREEGSFRKSFSPKDDTSLHLFHISTGKSPKHSCGLSEKQSTPLKQEHTKACISPGSSEMSLQPDLARYDNTEPEFLPESSNIKSYKHKEKNKHQKDFHLEFGEKSNAKIKDEDHNPAFENSECTLKKMDKEGKTLKKHKLKHKEKEKEKHKKEVEGEKDKYKNKENAKELQRSVEFDREFWKENFFKSDETEDLFLSMEHESLTEKKSKLEKTMKDDKLTKEKHVSKERNFKEEREKTKKENERSLREEKLKEERDSVPTDKEVECGSVGASVNQDSVGLHSMEKDVDIEKQEKHTKEREKSDRRFQTKEKEVDKTERKFSEKEKKIKHEHKSEKEKLDFSECVDRVKEKDKLYSHQTERGHKEGEKIKNTIKKTDDRERNREKMDRKHDKEKPEKERCLAESKEKHLEKKKSDNSEYTKSEKVRNKDREGEKKEKFRDKESINVTNSRHLQEEKRSSTGDSSSKIQHEKTMSLKEKARDEPLKTPDGKEKDKKDIDRYKERDKRKDKIQLNTLIKLKSETDKPKPKSSPASKDIRPKEKRLVNDDLMQTSFERMLSLKDLEIEQWHKKHKEKIKQKEKERLRNRTCLELKVKDKEKTKHTPTESKNKEFTRSRSSELTDVYNKEKQSKDVGSNRSQSVDTKNVLNLGKSSFISENSSNRSPRSESERLGLSSRSVSVISVASSEDSCQTVTTPRPLVEYDSDFMLEGSESQLSFSQSPFLPNAKSPALYERELESLADMPERLKPPCTNRLPVCHLRSSSVEDVKLITNEVRPAVEIRRCSMPSVICEPTKHFQISDESHQGSLAVPRETSPSPKPEVSSAMPERGLSHVSDLHPSFTGSPTRSVNSRYIASESNVIKSASLVGTLMDSPMHLEPSNQVGVIQNKSWEMPVDKLESLSTNEVICPDSSTSDQYSSAQSFCNSESKMLREQNTDCLSLHQTDLPGNSCAQDPVSFLSSPQPCSFSNQSHSDAESASKPVSLSYVANQEPGISQQRNAAHMISSVLDSDSNFTKDMENTFVLSDIQKTNSFVPVYSESTTQETLPNFEKANTLLVLPSEKDFSGSDASSQINTQYAFSKLTYKSSSSHEVEKSTDDTQVISHEKENKLQSLVITPLSKCDSDLYEMNAGMSKGNLNEQENPRHGPDGEKYLLSIEDEESQQSTLSSVGNHSQQSAHPEMHKYDQLIKGELEESAEDDKTENQIPQRMTRNKSSTMVNQSKQIVAGCTLLPEKDNDSSPRGRIRLTEEDDPQIHHPRKRKVSRVPQPVQVSPSLLQAKEKTQQSLAAIVDSLKLDEIQPYSSERANPYFEYLHIRKKIEEKRKLLCSVIPQAPQYYDEYVTFNGSYLLDGNPLSKICIPTITPPPSLSDPLKELFRQQEVVRMKLRLQHSIEREKLIVSNEQEVLRVHYRAARTLANQTLPFSACTVLLDAEVYNVPLDSQSDDSKTSVRDRFNARQFMSWLQDVDDKFDKLKTCLLMRQQHEAAALNAVQRLEWQLKLQELDPATYKSISIYEIQEFYVPLVDVNDDFELTPI from the exons ATGGTGAATGTGCCTGAATTATTGCTTGATCAAAGTGCCTCAAGGGATGATGCAAAAATTGTCA aTTCAGAAGAGGCTCATTCTGTAAATCCGTCTAGTGTTGATGAAAACATTGACtcggagacagagaaagactccctCATCTGTGACAGTAAAGTCCTCCCCAGTAAAGCCCCGCTCCCGTCTGCTCTCGATGAGTATGAGTTCAAGGACGATGATGAAGAAGAGTTAAGTAAAATGATTGATGACAGGCACATTCTAAGGAAAGAACAGCGCAAAGAAAACGAGTCCGAAGCAGAAAAGAGTGGTTTGTTTGCAAAACAGGAGAAGGCCTTCTATTCCAAATcatttaaaactaaaaagcaGAAGCCGTCTAGGGTTCTGTATTCCAGTACTGAAAGTTCTGATGAAGATGTTCTTCAGAACAAAAAGATTTCTACTGCATGTTCTGTCCCTGAAACATCAAATTCTGATATGCAAGCcaagaaagaatatgaatataaacagaaaggcaaagttaaaagaaaattaaaaaatcagaataaaaacaaagagaaccaagaattgaaacaagaaaaagaggggaaagaaaacacCAGAATAACAAACTTGACAGTCAATACTGCACTGGATTGTTCAGAGAAAACCAGAGAGGAGGGCAGTTTTAGGAAATCTTTTAGCCCAAAAGATGATACTTCATTACACTTATTTCATATTTCCACTGGTAAATCTCCCAAACATTCTTGTGGATTAAGTGAAAAACAGTCAACACCGCTAAAGCAAGAACATACAAAAGCATGTATTTCACCAGGGAGCTCTGAAATGTCGTTACAGCCTGATCTTGCTCGATATGATAATACAGAACCTGAATTTTTGCCAGAAAGTTCAAATATAAAATCTTATAAGcataaggaaaaaaacaaacatcagaAAGATTTCCACCTAGAATTTGGTGAAAAATCAAATGCCAAAATAAAAGATGAGGATCATAATCCAGCATTTGAAAACTCAGAGTGCACGCTGAAAAAGATGGATAAGGAGGGCAAAACActaaaaaaacacaaactgaaacataaagagaaggagaaggaaaagcacAAAAAGGAAGTTGAAGGGGAAAAggacaaatacaaaaataaggaaaatgctaAAGAGCTGCAGAGGAGCGTTGAATTTGACAGAGAATTTtggaaagagaatttttttaaaagcgaTGAAACGGAGGATCTCTTTTTAAGTATGGAACATGAATccctaacagaaaaaaaatcaaaacttgaAAAAACCATGAAAGATGACAAATTAACTAAGGAAAAACATGTCTCAAAAGAGAGGAACTTTAAAGAAGAACGGGAAAAgactaaaaaggaaaatgaaagatctCTTAGGGAAGAAAagctgaaagaagaaagagacagtgTACCCACAGATAAAGAAGTAGAGTGTGGTTCTGTGGGGGCCAGTGTAAACCAGGACTCGGTAGGGCTACATTCCATGGAAAAGGACGTAGAcattgaaaaacaagaaaagcatacaaaagaaagggagaaatcagACAGACGATTTCAAACTAAGGAAAAAGAGGTTGACAAGACTGAACGaaaattttctgaaaaagaaaaaaagataaaacatgaaCATAagtcagaaaaagagaaattggATTTTAGTGAATGTGTTGACAGAGTAAAAGAAAAGGACAAGTTATATTCACACCAAACAGAAAGGGGTCATAAAGAaggggagaaaataaaaaacactatTAAAAAAACTGATgacagagagaggaacagagaaaaaatGGATAGAAAGCATGACAAAGAAAAACCTGAAAAGGAGAGGTGTTtagcagaaagcaaagaaaagcacttggagaaaaaaaagtctgATAATAGTGAGTATACTAAATCAGAAAAGGTCAGAAATaaagacagggaaggagagaagaaggaaaaatttaGAGATAAAGAAAGTATAAATGTTACTAACTCTAGACATTTGCAAGAAGAGAAAAGGTCAAGTACAGGAGATAGTAGTAGTAAAATCCAGCATGAGAAAACTATGTCCCTTAAAGAAAAGGCAAGGGATGAACCTTTGAAAACTccagatggaaaagagaaagataaaaaagatATAGACAGATACAAAGAACGAGACAAACGTAAAGATAAAATCCAACTAAATACTTTAATCAAACTAAAATCTGAAACAGATAAGCCTAAACCTAAGTCATCACCGGCATCGAAAGACATCCGACCTAAAGAAAAGAGGCTAGTCAATGATGATCTAATGCAGACAAGTTTTGAACGGATGCTCAGCCTTAAAGACCTAGAGATAGAACAGTGGCACaaaaaacataaggaaaaaattaagcaaaaagaaaaagaacgaTTAAGAAACCGTACTTGTTTAGAACTTAAagtaaaagataaagaaaaaacaaaacatacacccACTgaatcaaaaaataaagaatttaccAGGTCAAGAAGTTCAGAATTGACTGATGTTTATAACAAGGAGAAACAATCTAAAGATGTTGGAAGTAATAGATCACAATCTGTTGACACCAAAAATGTACTGAATTTAGGGAAGTCATCTTTTATTTCAGAGAACAGCTCAAACCGCTCTCCTAGGTCAGAAAGTGAGAGGCTGGGTCTTAGCTCCAGGTCTGTGTCCGTGATTTCTGTTGCTAGTTCAGAAGACTCTTGCCAAACAGTGACAACCCCACGGCCTCTTGTTGAATATGACTCTGACTTTATGTTAGAGGGCTCAGAATCTCAATTGTCGTTCTCCCAGTCACCTTTTTTGCCAAATGCCAAATCTCCAGCCCTTTATgaaagggagctggagagccTTGCTGACATGCCGGAACGACTTAAACCACCATGTACAAACAGACTTCCGGTGTGCCATCTCAGGTCATCTTCTGTGGAAGATGTTAAATTAATTACTAATGAGGTACGGCCtgctgtggaaatcagaagatgTAGCATGCCCTCAGTCATTTGTGAACCCACAAAACATTTCCAGATATCAGATGAAAGCCACCAAGGCAGCTTAGCTGTGCCAAGAGAGacttccccttcccccaaaccTGAAGTATCTTCAGCAATGCCAGAAAGAGGCCTTTCGCATGTGTCTGACTTACACCCCAGCTTTACAGGCTCCCCAACTAGGTCTGTAAACAGCAGGTATATTGCATCTGAATCAAATGTAATCAAGAGTGCTAGTCTTGTGGGTACTTTAATGGACAGTCCTATGCACTTGGAACCATCTAATCAGGTTGGAGTGATCCAAAATAAATCATGGGAGATGCCTGTTGATAAACTGGAGTCTTTAAGCACCAATGAGGTTATCTGCCCAGATTCTAGTACATCTGACCAGTATTCCTCTGCTCAGAGTTTTTGTAATTCAGAAAGCAAAATGTTAAGAGAACAAAATACTGATTGCTTATCACTACACCAGACTGATCTGCCAGGAAACTCGTGTGCTCAGGATCCAGTATCCTTTCTGTCTTCACCACAACCCTGCTCTTTTTCCAACCAGTCACATTCAGATGCTGAGTCTGCTTCTAAACCTGTGTCTTTGTCATATGTTGCCAATCAAGAACCAGGTATTTCACAACAGAGAAATGCAGCTCATATGATTAGCTCTGTTTTAGATAGTGACAGTAACTTTACAAAGGATATGGAAAATACGTTTGTTCTATCAGACATTCAGAAGACGAATTCTTTTGTACCAGTTTACTCTGAGAGCACTACTCAAGAAACACTCCCAAACTTTGAGAAGGCGAATACTTTGCTTGTGTTGCCATCAGAAAAGGACTTCAGCGGAAGTGATGCTTCTTCTCAGATAAATACACAGTATGCGTTTAGCAAACTCACTTACAAGTCTTCCAGTAGCCATGAAGTTGAGAAGAGCACAGATGATACACAAGTTATCtcccatgaaaaagaaaacaaactgcaaAGTTTGGTCATAACTCCGTTGAGTAAATGTGATTCTGATTTGTATGAAATGAATGCAGGGATGTCAAAAGGAAACCTAAATGAACAGGAGAATCCAAGGCACGGTCCTGATGGTGAAAAGTACTTGCTTTCCATTGAGGATGAAGAATCTCAGCAGAGCACTCTGTCAAGTGTGGGAAACCATTCCCAGCAGTCAGCCCACCCGGAGATGCATAAATATGACCAGCTAATTAAAGGAGAATTAGAAGAAAGTGCTGAAGACGATAAAACTGAAAACCAAATCCCCCAAAGGATGACTCGAAACAAATCGAGCACAATGGTAAATCAGAGCAAGCAGATTGTTGCTGGCTGTACACTTCTGCCAGAAAAAGACAATGACTCCTCCCCTAGGGGAAGAATAAGGCTCACTGAAGAAGACGATCCCCAGATTCACCATCCCCGGAAAAGGAAAGTGTCACGGGTCCCTCAGCCTGTGCAAGTGAGTCCTTCTTTACTACAGGCAAAGGAGAAGACGCAGCAGTCTCTAGCAGCCATCGTTGATTCTCTGAAACTAGATGAGATTCAGCCATACAGTTCTGAGAGAGCAAATCCGTACTTTGAGTATTTGCacataaggaaaaaaattgaagaaaaacgCAAATTATTATGTAGCGTTATTCCTCAAGCTCCTCAGTATTATGATGAGTATGTAACATTTAATGGATCATATCTCCTGGATGGAAACCCCTTAAGCAAGATTTGTATTCCTACA ATTACACCACCACCTTCGCTGTCAGATCCACTTAAAGAGCTCTTtcggcaacaggaagtagtaagaatgAAACTACGTTTGCAACATAGTATCGAAAGG